The following proteins come from a genomic window of Desulfuromonadaceae bacterium:
- a CDS encoding phosphoribosylformylglycinamidine synthase subunit PurQ, producing the protein MAKEVRAVVIAGNGTNCEREVAFACRLAGADVADIVHVAELLAGRACLDDYHFLNLAGGFLDGDDLGSAKAGANRLLHAPIVGSNEKLIDQVNRFIAAGKLVMGVCNGFQLMVKMGLLPALDGDHGAQSATLTVNDSGRFEDRWTYLKLDPESPCIYTRGLAEGIYLPVRHGEGKFVVARETTLDAIEARHLIPLKYSTANYAEPTLDYPLNPNGSVHAIAGVCDQSGRLFGLMPHPEAYLHRTHHPRWTRDEALPEEGMGLWLYQNAINFIRAELL; encoded by the coding sequence ATGGCGAAGGAAGTCAGAGCGGTTGTTATTGCCGGAAACGGCACCAATTGCGAACGCGAGGTGGCCTTTGCCTGTCGTCTGGCCGGAGCGGATGTTGCCGATATCGTTCACGTCGCAGAACTGCTGGCCGGGCGCGCCTGCCTCGATGACTATCATTTTCTCAATCTCGCCGGAGGATTTCTAGACGGTGACGATCTGGGGAGTGCCAAGGCGGGGGCCAATCGTTTGCTGCATGCCCCGATCGTTGGCAGTAACGAGAAGCTGATTGATCAGGTAAATCGTTTTATTGCCGCCGGGAAATTGGTCATGGGGGTGTGCAACGGCTTTCAGTTGATGGTCAAAATGGGACTCCTTCCGGCGCTCGACGGTGACCACGGCGCGCAAAGTGCGACCCTGACGGTTAATGATTCAGGGCGCTTTGAGGATCGCTGGACTTATCTGAAGCTTGATCCCGAATCACCGTGCATCTACACGCGCGGCCTGGCAGAGGGGATTTATCTGCCGGTGCGGCATGGTGAAGGAAAATTTGTCGTCGCCAGGGAGACAACGCTGGACGCCATTGAGGCCCGGCATCTGATCCCGCTAAAATATTCTACCGCGAACTACGCTGAACCGACTCTCGACTATCCGCTCAATCCAAACGGGTCAGTTCATGCGATTGCCGGGGTGTGTGATCAAAGCGGGCGCCTGTTCGGGCTAATGCCGCACCCGGAAGCGTATCTGCACCGTACCCATCACCCCCGCTGGACTCGCGATGAGGCGCTACCGGAAGAAGGGATGGGGTTGTGGCTCTATCAGAATGCGATCAACTTTATTCGCGCGGAATTACTTTAA